Proteins found in one Thiohalobacter sp. genomic segment:
- a CDS encoding glycine zipper 2TM domain-containing protein, whose protein sequence is MKYAIPAVLGLALVAAGPVCAVDTDAAIGGAVGGAVVGSELGGRDGAIAGAAVGAAVGTAVATSDEASGGSAGSRVEVGVGGKGGPPAHAWRTPPGHVKNGKPHKWK, encoded by the coding sequence ATGAAGTACGCGATTCCTGCAGTTCTGGGGCTGGCGCTGGTCGCCGCCGGGCCTGTGTGCGCAGTCGACACCGATGCCGCCATCGGTGGCGCGGTGGGCGGTGCCGTGGTGGGCTCGGAGCTGGGCGGGCGCGACGGTGCCATTGCCGGGGCGGCCGTGGGCGCGGCGGTCGGCACCGCGGTTGCGACCTCGGACGAGGCGTCCGGGGGTTCGGCCGGCAGCCGGGTCGAGGTCGGTGTCGGCGGCAAGGGCGGCCCGCCCGCGCATGCCTGGCGTACCCCGCCGGGGCATGTGAAGAACGGCAAGCCGCACAAGTGGAAGTGA